Part of the Kangiella geojedonensis genome is shown below.
CCCTGCGGTTTCTGGTCAACATCCTGAGTATGCGATTAAGCAGCTAAAAGCATTCTCGCATGGTGACCGTGCTAATGATTCGAACGCTATTATGCGTGATATCGCGATTCGCATGTCAGATCAGCAAATCGAAGCGGTTGCTCACTTCATGCTAGGTTTACACTAATTGACTTGCATTTAGCGTAAGATTCAAGGTAAAAAGGCGACTTCTAGTCGCCTTTTTTATTGGCTGTGTGCTGGTAAAAGAATGGTCAGAAACAAAGATTGGTTTAGTAAGCAGGGTAATGGGATGCGTAAATTAATAACAGTGTTAGCGCTACTGATGATTCAGATAATGATGGTTCAAGTTGCATCGGCTGAGTTTAAAGAGGGTGAGGACTATTGGCAGATAGCTCAAGTGGAAGGGATTTCTGCCGCGACAGGAGATAATTTATTTTTTACGTGGCTGGGCTGTGACTCATGCCGCAAGATTGAAGCAGAGTTATCATCAGAGCTTGAGGGCTTTGAAATGGTGCCACTGATTGCTCGCCAAGAGTGGCGCCCGGCGGCTAAAGTGTTCTATGTGATGGAAATGCTGGAAGGTGAGCCAGACGCCTGGTTAAGATTAAATCAACAAATTGATGCTGGCGAACTCGATCCTAAGGATCAAAACGCATTATTCGAAGCAATCTTCGAGCTTGGGTATGACAAAGAAGCGGTTGCGGAATTGCTGGAAGATCGTCGCTTGTACGATAGAATCAATCAAGCAGAAGCACTGGCAGAAAACTATGCCATCCAATATGCGCCAACGGTGGTAGTGAAAGGCCAGTTTGCCACCGATGCGCGCAGTACCATGACGGTAAAGAAATTTCGAGACGTTCTAAATTATCTCAAAACGCTCTAAGAGCCCGTGCTGATTATTCGCTAATCAGCACTCAACGTTTTCTCGTTACTGTGATGGCTGGCGTTATACAACGCAGCCAGCGTTGCAGATCGAAATTCACGACGATACAAAACGCCTACGACCAGAGTGGAAGCAATCATGAAAACCACAGGGTTGAAGAACCAGCCAAGCGTGGCTAAGGCAAAAGTGTAAGCGCGTAAGCCATAGTTAAACGAATTCGAAGCTCTGCTCAATAACCAGTTGGTGTGTCGAATAAAGATATCCCTGTCTTTTGCTGGATCTTCTGAGTCAGGGGCTGAGCCGAAAAGGACAATGGCAAAGTTATACTGACGCATAGACCAAGTGAACTTAAAGAAGGCGTAAGCAAAGGTCACGACTAAAATAAGGATCTTCAGTTCCCAGGTGGCTCTGGAGTCAATTTCAATCCAAGGTAAGGCTTGGAGGAGCACAATAGCTTTTTCCGTCGAACCCAAAACCGTCAATAAACCAGCAATGATAAAAATTGTGGTGGAAGCAAAGAAGGTGACGTTACGTTGTAAAATTCCTAAGCCACTGATATCAGCCATGCGCATTTCTCGCTGGATCATTCTTTCTAACCATTCGACACGATTAGCTTCAAGCTGGTTAGCGATAGTAGAACTGTTACGCTGCTTGATGCGAGCAAAGTAGGTATAGCCGATCCAACACAGCAAAAACCATGTTAGGGCGATCCAGTCTAAAAGTGGCATGAATGAAAAAGTCATAGGCTACAAT
Proteins encoded:
- a CDS encoding DsbA family protein; the encoded protein is MRKLITVLALLMIQIMMVQVASAEFKEGEDYWQIAQVEGISAATGDNLFFTWLGCDSCRKIEAELSSELEGFEMVPLIARQEWRPAAKVFYVMEMLEGEPDAWLRLNQQIDAGELDPKDQNALFEAIFELGYDKEAVAELLEDRRLYDRINQAEALAENYAIQYAPTVVVKGQFATDARSTMTVKKFRDVLNYLKTL
- a CDS encoding DUF599 domain-containing protein translates to MTFSFMPLLDWIALTWFLLCWIGYTYFARIKQRNSSTIANQLEANRVEWLERMIQREMRMADISGLGILQRNVTFFASTTIFIIAGLLTVLGSTEKAIVLLQALPWIEIDSRATWELKILILVVTFAYAFFKFTWSMRQYNFAIVLFGSAPDSEDPAKDRDIFIRHTNWLLSRASNSFNYGLRAYTFALATLGWFFNPVVFMIASTLVVGVLYRREFRSATLAALYNASHHSNEKTLSAD